From one Musa acuminata AAA Group cultivar baxijiao chromosome BXJ2-6, Cavendish_Baxijiao_AAA, whole genome shotgun sequence genomic stretch:
- the LOC135613595 gene encoding uncharacterized protein LOC135613595 — MAKAMKIVRRSLHAFSRSYQAFAAVAALLVFPASAATLLAQSLPSLSSPILRSISSRLAFLFEAAGFPPSQFFSLLNSKLSQSIFTFVSTLPFALTFSLLAKASVLRTTYGIRHRGAASLLRLYPSLALTHLFNSLLVLSANAAVLSLLFLAFNVLDALHLSSSGSVLVLSASGVILYSFVLANAVATCNLSVVISAVDGRGGYHSILKTLVLLRGRTATAISLTLPASLGMAAIEALFQYRVVRPYRLTARFHPSAIWEAFSIGYVHSLLVVLDTIMACVFLRSCRSTVWSRWSNYDHDVDVASEEKIALRV; from the coding sequence ATGGCCAAGGCAATGAAGATTGTAAGGAGATCCCTCCATGCCTTCTCCAGAAGCTACCAGGCCTTTGCTGCGGTGGCCGCTCTCCTTGTCTTCCCTGCCAGCGCCGCCACCCTCCTCGCGCAGTCGTTGCCCAGCCTCTCTTCCCCCATCCTCCGATCCATCTCTTCCCGCCTCGCCTTCCTTTTCGAAGCTGCAGGCTTCCCTCCATCCCAGTTCTTCTCCCTCCTCAACTCCAAGCTCTCGCAGTCCATCTTCACTTTCGTCTCCACCCTCCCCTTCGCCCTCACGTTCTCGCTTCTGGCCAAAGCATCCGTTCTCCGGACCACCTACGGCATTCGTCATCGCGGTGCAGCTTCCCTTCTCCGTCTCTACCCGTCCCTCGCGCTGACTCACCTCTTCAACTCCTTGCTCGTTCTCTCTGCCAACGCTGCTGTGTTGTCCCTCCTCTTCCTCGCCTTCAACGTGTTGGACGCCCTTCACCTGTCGTCGAGCGGCTCCGTCCTCGTCCTCTCCGCCTCCGGCGTCATCCTCTACTCCTTCGTCCTCGCTAATGCCGTGGCCACATGCAACCTGTCGGTCGTCATCTCTGCCGTCGACGGCCGTGGTGGGTATCACTCGATCCTCAAAACCCTTGTGCTTCTCAGAGGCAGAACGGCCACAGCCATAAGCCTGACATTGCCTGCAAGTCTGGGAATGGCAGCCATTGAAGCACTCTTTCAGTACAGGGTGGTGAGGCCATATCGTCTCACTGCCAGATTCCATCCTTCAGCCATATGGGAGGCTTTCTCTATTGGTTACGTGCACTCCCTCCTCGTCGTCCTCGATACAATCATGGCCTGCGTCTTCCTCAGAAGCTGCAGGTCTACTGTTTGGTCACGTTGGAGCAATTATGACCATGATGTAGATGTGGCGTCAGAGGAAAAGATTGCTTTGCGAGTTTGA